A section of the Stenotrophomonas acidaminiphila genome encodes:
- a CDS encoding pilus (MSHA type) biogenesis protein MshL, translating to MGALTLAACSNMPPRSVQELPPTEYKALERSGTAIVEESKKLAAQQDRMREQVEQRMQQQAEAAAPVAPAYDPLENTVVSISMFNADVGQLLWALADELKMNLIVDPQVLEQRQRTSLHLRNVSAREVYNHILGAFDLHGEIRGGALVVGQVRERIFNVDLLNASTSFDLSTGGDVFGAGIQSAGGGGQSLRGTLTMSGSVGKDSDPYKQLDSALKVILGSDEQAATARGPDAPPAPEKSRYSLDPSSGTLYVRARPSQIRAVEELVGHTTAKMRRQVLVEAQILDVSLNDNFQYGVDWNLLRNRVAGIYGDSPATIAPLPGTPANPDLGIPENPNLLPYQRYGRYGDQARNIIFPNQTLGSVAGRGLGISYLTDTFSAALNALRTFGNVKVLSNPSVRVRNGSPAYLSVGSNIRYVTKSTSNFSNTGGGTAYNQSTDIQTDSLFSGVVIGVAPIVHDNGGVELLVHPMQTEVVPGSLELQKFPNGNAVTLPVVNVKGITTTLNLRDGDTVLLGGLIDQKANLNDSGIPGLSDVPAFGKLFGSRAKQQSTRELVLVLRVKVI from the coding sequence ATCGGCGCGTTGACCCTGGCCGCCTGCAGCAACATGCCGCCGCGCAGCGTGCAGGAACTTCCGCCGACCGAGTACAAGGCGCTGGAGCGCAGCGGCACGGCCATCGTCGAGGAATCGAAGAAGCTGGCCGCCCAGCAGGACCGCATGCGCGAACAGGTCGAGCAGCGCATGCAGCAGCAGGCCGAGGCCGCCGCGCCGGTGGCGCCGGCCTACGACCCGCTGGAGAACACCGTGGTCAGCATCAGCATGTTCAACGCCGACGTCGGCCAGCTGCTGTGGGCGCTGGCCGACGAGCTGAAGATGAACCTGATCGTCGACCCGCAGGTGCTGGAACAGCGCCAGCGCACCAGCCTGCACCTGCGCAACGTCAGCGCGCGCGAGGTCTACAACCACATCCTGGGCGCGTTCGACCTGCACGGCGAGATCCGCGGCGGCGCGCTGGTGGTCGGGCAGGTGCGCGAACGCATCTTCAACGTGGACCTGCTGAACGCCAGCACGTCCTTCGACCTGTCCACCGGCGGCGACGTGTTCGGCGCCGGCATCCAGAGCGCCGGCGGCGGCGGCCAGTCGCTGCGTGGCACGCTCACCATGAGCGGCAGCGTCGGCAAGGACAGCGACCCCTACAAGCAGCTGGATTCCGCGCTCAAGGTGATCCTGGGCAGTGACGAGCAGGCCGCCACCGCGCGTGGCCCGGACGCGCCGCCGGCGCCGGAGAAGAGCCGTTACAGCCTGGACCCCAGCTCCGGCACCCTGTACGTGCGCGCCCGTCCGTCGCAGATCCGCGCGGTGGAGGAACTGGTCGGCCACACCACGGCCAAGATGCGCCGCCAGGTGCTGGTGGAAGCGCAGATCCTGGACGTCTCGCTCAACGACAACTTCCAGTACGGCGTGGACTGGAACCTGCTGCGCAACCGCGTGGCCGGCATCTACGGCGACAGCCCGGCCACCATCGCGCCGCTGCCCGGCACCCCCGCCAACCCCGACCTCGGCATCCCCGAAAATCCCAACCTGCTGCCCTACCAGCGCTATGGCCGCTATGGCGACCAGGCGCGCAACATCATCTTCCCCAACCAGACGCTGGGCTCGGTGGCCGGGCGCGGGCTGGGCATCAGCTACCTGACCGACACGTTCTCGGCCGCACTCAACGCGCTGCGCACCTTCGGCAACGTCAAGGTGCTGTCCAACCCCAGCGTACGCGTGCGCAACGGCAGCCCGGCCTACCTGAGCGTGGGCTCCAACATCCGCTACGTCACCAAGTCCACCAGCAACTTCTCCAATACCGGCGGTGGCACCGCGTACAACCAGTCCACCGACATCCAGACCGATTCGCTGTTCTCCGGGGTGGTGATCGGCGTGGCGCCGATCGTGCACGACAACGGCGGCGTCGAACTGCTGGTGCACCCGATGCAGACCGAGGTGGTGCCCGGCAGCCTGGAGCTGCAGAAGTTCCCCAACGGCAATGCGGTCACCCTGCCGGTGGTCAACGTCAAGGGCATCACCACCACGCTCAACCTGCGCGATGGCGACACCGTGCTGCTCGGCGGGCTGATCGACCAGAAGGCCAACCTCAACGACAGCGGCATCCCCGGCCTGTCCGACGTACCGGCGTTCGGCAAGCTGTTCGGGTCGCGCGCCAAGCAACAGAGCACCCGCGAACTGGTGCTGGTGCTGCGGGTGAAGGTGATATGA
- a CDS encoding glycine/betaine ABC transporter permease, which produces MVFRVSIALVAALVLLAGIAPGPFNDVVQAVLVDVVRSVGWLYLLIVFLTLTFLLYLAFGRFGNLRIGGEDAEPDFSRASWLAMLFATGMGIGLVFWGAAEPISHFSKPPEGLPPQSVDAARAAMRYAFFHWGLHPWAIYALIGLAMAWFQYNRNGRGLISDMLQPLIGRHHRGAIGHAVNIAAVVATAIGVATTLGFGTIQIAAGLQRVFGIHATVAAQLGIIAIAFVLYMASTLSGVDRGIKWLSNCNLLLAALLLAAVLVLGPTGFIFDTFTTTLGAYLNQLVTMSLRMSPFSGSTWVADWTIFYWAWWIAWAPFVGAFIARVSRGRSVREFVVGVVLAPTLLGFVWFSVFGGSALWAQISGHADLLQALGNGYETVLFALFDSLPGGLLLSGIALVLLVIFFVTSADSAVLVLASMSTDEAGDPPPARKAVWGVAVALIAAALLLAGGLDALQGMITIAALPFALLMVMVMVCLYRVLDLEYQLERRRAQRARHAVQAWIEREMAAQEEAGEQK; this is translated from the coding sequence ATGGTGTTTCGTGTTTCCATCGCGCTGGTCGCCGCCCTGGTGCTGCTGGCCGGCATCGCCCCCGGCCCCTTCAACGACGTGGTGCAGGCCGTGCTGGTCGACGTCGTGCGCAGCGTCGGCTGGCTGTACCTGCTGATCGTGTTCCTGACGCTGACCTTCCTGCTGTACCTGGCGTTCGGCCGTTTCGGCAACCTGCGCATCGGCGGCGAGGACGCCGAGCCGGACTTCTCGCGCGCCAGCTGGCTGGCGATGCTGTTCGCCACCGGCATGGGCATCGGCCTGGTGTTCTGGGGCGCGGCCGAGCCGATCTCGCATTTCTCCAAGCCGCCCGAAGGGCTGCCGCCGCAAAGCGTGGACGCGGCGCGCGCGGCGATGCGCTACGCCTTCTTCCACTGGGGCCTGCACCCGTGGGCGATCTACGCCCTGATCGGGCTGGCGATGGCGTGGTTCCAGTACAACCGCAACGGCCGCGGCCTGATCAGCGACATGCTGCAACCGCTGATCGGGCGCCACCACCGCGGCGCCATCGGCCACGCGGTCAACATCGCCGCGGTGGTGGCCACCGCGATCGGCGTGGCCACCACGCTGGGCTTCGGCACCATCCAGATCGCCGCCGGACTGCAGCGCGTGTTCGGCATCCACGCCACCGTCGCGGCGCAGCTGGGCATCATCGCCATCGCCTTCGTGCTGTACATGGCCTCGACCCTGAGCGGCGTGGACCGTGGCATCAAGTGGCTGTCCAACTGCAACCTGCTGCTGGCCGCGCTGCTGCTGGCCGCGGTGCTGGTGCTGGGGCCGACCGGCTTCATCTTCGACACCTTCACCACCACCCTCGGCGCCTACCTCAACCAGCTGGTGACCATGAGCCTGCGCATGTCGCCGTTCTCGGGCAGCACGTGGGTGGCGGACTGGACGATCTTCTACTGGGCCTGGTGGATCGCCTGGGCGCCGTTCGTGGGCGCGTTCATCGCCCGTGTGTCGCGCGGGCGCAGCGTGCGCGAGTTCGTGGTCGGCGTGGTGCTGGCGCCGACGCTGCTTGGTTTCGTGTGGTTCTCAGTATTCGGCGGCAGTGCGCTGTGGGCGCAGATCAGCGGCCACGCCGACCTGCTGCAGGCACTGGGCAACGGCTATGAGACGGTGCTGTTCGCGCTGTTCGACAGCCTGCCCGGCGGCTTGCTGCTGTCGGGCATCGCGCTGGTGCTGCTGGTGATCTTCTTCGTCACCTCGGCCGATTCGGCGGTGCTGGTGCTGGCCAGCATGTCCACCGACGAAGCCGGCGATCCGCCGCCGGCGCGCAAGGCGGTATGGGGCGTGGCGGTGGCGCTGATCGCCGCGGCCCTGCTGCTGGCCGGCGGGCTGGACGCGCTGCAGGGCATGATCACCATCGCCGCGTTGCCGTTCGCGCTGCTGATGGTGATGGTGATGGTGTGCCTGTACCGCGTGCTGGACCTGGAGTACCAGCTGGAACGGCGCCGCGCGCAGCGCGCGCGGCATGCCGTGCAGGCGTGGATCGAACGCGAGATGGCCGCGCAGGAAGAGGCTGGAGAGCAGAAGTGA
- a CDS encoding prepilin-type N-terminal cleavage/methylation domain-containing protein: MQMSSQRRQGGFTLVEMAVVLVIIGVIIGAVMIGRDVQRNAEYTRIKQKFVDQWVVTYNSYHQRYGAPIGDNQSAPQLMVNGTHFTGFSGGDMSQNATEPALICSGTDALPTSNGLTRTREGDTGFDLRDLVRKAGITLPPGRGEGKEDRYAYLDTNGNPQEIRVCFGWNRPGTLWGSGNAMIITGLTPDLARALDQMIDGKPDASNGAFRQVGIQARTATASGGATSANAIGTEWGGNNTGSMSAAVTDGQTFGTGTDDDQVMTVVASYKMNQ, translated from the coding sequence ATGCAAATGTCTTCCCAGCGCCGCCAGGGCGGCTTCACCCTTGTCGAGATGGCCGTGGTGCTGGTCATCATCGGCGTGATCATCGGTGCGGTGATGATCGGCCGCGACGTGCAGCGCAACGCCGAGTACACCCGCATCAAGCAGAAGTTCGTCGACCAGTGGGTGGTCACCTACAACAGCTACCACCAGCGCTACGGCGCGCCGATCGGCGACAACCAGTCCGCCCCGCAGCTGATGGTCAACGGCACCCACTTCACCGGCTTCTCCGGCGGCGACATGAGCCAGAACGCCACCGAGCCGGCGCTGATCTGCTCCGGCACCGATGCGCTGCCGACCAGCAACGGCCTGACCCGCACCCGCGAGGGCGACACCGGCTTCGACCTGCGCGACCTGGTGCGCAAGGCCGGCATCACCCTGCCGCCGGGCCGCGGCGAGGGCAAGGAAGACCGCTACGCCTACCTGGACACCAACGGCAACCCGCAGGAAATCCGCGTGTGCTTCGGCTGGAACCGGCCCGGCACGCTGTGGGGCTCGGGCAACGCGATGATCATCACCGGGCTGACCCCGGACCTGGCGCGCGCGCTGGACCAGATGATCGACGGCAAGCCCGACGCCAGCAACGGCGCCTTCCGCCAGGTCGGCATCCAGGCCCGTACCGCCACCGCCTCCGGCGGCGCGACCTCGGCCAACGCCATCGGCACCGAATGGGGCGGCAACAACACCGGTTCGATGTCCGCGGCCGTCACCGACGGCCAGACCTTCGGCACCGGCACCGACGACGACCAGGTCATGACCGTCGTCGCCAGCTACAAGATGAACCAGTAA
- a CDS encoding secretion system protein, translated as MNVYYYRLLLSSGRVRAGVTQLSVEHDSSARMWLEKNFDAVVLTLYRFPGWLAEAQRTITQLVKPSIRSVELAGMLRDLAVMTSSGIPIMESLRAVANEVGGGRTSNAARLARRLLDELDAGASLSDAVSRYPDAFPETVRNLLMIGDETGTMDKMLMESADHIERISKMTADTRQALIYPAFVFSAIFAAGGFWIYYVIPNLADLFKQMNAKLPPLTIAVMKGSEWLIGHIGFIAVAMVVSAFVLWVAWRYSRGFRRAAHYTLHKLPIARTIMYSSGLAFFTEYMALLIRAGVDMVSSLQVMERAMRDEYYRDRIIAIRQVLERGDRVSAAMRQVGGFPSMMVRMIGVGEETGTLDSQFARLSAEYSLRLQRLITNLSEVIKPVVVLLAGGMFVFLIVALLLPVYDLVKQAIASPQF; from the coding sequence ATGAACGTCTACTACTACCGCCTGCTGCTCTCCAGCGGCCGCGTGCGCGCCGGCGTCACCCAGTTGTCGGTCGAACACGATTCGTCGGCGCGGATGTGGCTGGAAAAGAACTTCGACGCGGTCGTGCTCACCCTGTACCGCTTCCCCGGTTGGCTGGCCGAAGCGCAGCGCACCATCACCCAGCTGGTCAAGCCGAGCATCCGCTCGGTGGAGCTGGCCGGGATGCTGCGCGACCTGGCGGTGATGACCTCCAGCGGCATCCCGATCATGGAATCGCTGCGTGCGGTGGCCAACGAGGTCGGCGGTGGCCGCACCTCCAACGCCGCCCGGCTGGCGCGCCGGCTGCTGGACGAACTGGATGCCGGCGCCTCGCTCAGCGACGCGGTGTCGCGTTACCCGGACGCGTTCCCGGAGACCGTGCGCAACCTGCTGATGATCGGCGACGAAACCGGCACCATGGACAAGATGCTGATGGAGTCGGCCGACCACATCGAACGCATCTCCAAGATGACCGCCGACACCCGCCAGGCGCTGATCTACCCGGCGTTCGTGTTCTCGGCGATCTTCGCCGCCGGCGGCTTCTGGATCTACTACGTCATCCCCAACCTGGCCGACCTGTTCAAGCAGATGAACGCCAAACTGCCGCCGCTGACCATCGCGGTGATGAAGGGCTCGGAATGGCTGATCGGCCACATCGGCTTCATCGCCGTGGCCATGGTGGTGTCCGCGTTCGTGCTGTGGGTGGCCTGGCGCTACAGCCGCGGCTTCCGCCGCGCCGCGCACTACACCCTGCACAAGCTGCCCATCGCCAGGACCATCATGTACTCCTCGGGGCTGGCGTTCTTCACCGAGTACATGGCGCTGCTGATCCGCGCCGGCGTGGACATGGTCAGCAGCCTGCAGGTGATGGAACGGGCGATGCGCGACGAGTACTACCGCGACCGCATCATCGCCATCCGCCAGGTACTGGAGCGCGGCGACCGGGTGTCCGCGGCGATGCGCCAGGTCGGCGGCTTCCCCTCGATGATGGTGCGCATGATCGGCGTCGGCGAGGAGACCGGCACCCTGGATTCGCAGTTCGCGCGCCTGTCGGCCGAGTACAGCCTGCGCCTGCAGCGGCTGATCACCAATCTGTCCGAAGTCATCAAGCCGGTGGTGGTGCTGCTGGCCGGCGGCATGTTCGTGTTCCTGATCGTCGCCCTGCTGCTGCCCGTCTACGACCTGGTCAAGCAGGCCATCGCTTCCCCGCAGTTCTGA
- a CDS encoding secretion system protein: MLERGLIDATQLQYALQKNEVEKQRLGRVLIRHGLANESDIVRVLAEMNGIEYVQVDTLAHAEPQVLAMFNRELCQLRQFLPLRRSGDALEVLLGDADTQAVGQLVLQRCGLRCRFLQGEYGKVARLIRHTYYFAQNPVESLLEREIKRLSTDNDHAYSPEKLLDYLLHYAVRERTTDIHLAPSDDSLHVLFRVDGVLRPMFAMPLTLNRLLGYIKLTAEMDISEQRRPQDGSFRATVLDSAVTVRVSTLITDAGERTVMRLLPEHSDLAGLEELGFFAEDVAVLERLFARPAGLVLITGPTGSGKSSSLHAALRMQSLIERNVLTVEDPIEYRVPGAGQTEVNRRAGYEFSSALRHFLRHDPDVILLGEMRDAETAQAALEAAATGHLVLSTLHVTTVFGVVPRLRPLGLEAQVIADNLLAVVNQRLVRQNCPFCAHEVPFSERELEWLDLPAGSCGKRGAGCERCRGSGFHGRLPVYDIMVVDEALANGIADDVSRETLRSLAMNAGFRSIEDVARARVIAGQTTSEEVMRVAGVGPAP, encoded by the coding sequence CTGCTCGAACGCGGCCTGATCGACGCCACCCAGCTGCAGTACGCACTGCAGAAGAACGAGGTCGAGAAACAGCGCCTGGGCCGCGTCCTGATCCGCCACGGCCTGGCCAACGAATCGGACATCGTGCGCGTGCTGGCCGAGATGAACGGCATCGAGTACGTGCAGGTGGACACGCTGGCGCATGCCGAACCGCAGGTGCTGGCGATGTTCAACCGCGAACTGTGCCAGCTGCGCCAGTTCCTGCCGCTGCGGCGCAGCGGCGATGCGCTGGAAGTGCTGCTCGGCGATGCCGACACCCAGGCCGTGGGGCAGCTGGTGCTGCAGCGCTGCGGCCTGCGCTGTCGCTTCCTGCAGGGCGAATACGGCAAGGTCGCGCGGCTGATCCGCCACACCTACTACTTCGCGCAGAACCCGGTCGAAAGCCTGCTCGAACGCGAGATAAAGCGGCTGTCGACCGACAACGACCATGCCTACAGCCCGGAAAAGCTGCTGGACTACCTGCTGCACTATGCGGTGCGCGAGCGCACAACGGACATCCACCTGGCGCCTTCCGACGACAGCCTGCACGTGCTGTTCCGCGTGGACGGCGTGCTGCGGCCGATGTTCGCCATGCCGCTCACCCTCAACCGCCTGCTCGGCTACATCAAGCTGACCGCGGAAATGGACATCTCCGAACAGCGCCGCCCGCAGGACGGCAGCTTCCGCGCCACGGTGCTGGATTCGGCGGTGACGGTGCGCGTGTCGACCCTGATCACCGATGCCGGCGAGCGCACCGTCATGCGCCTGCTGCCCGAGCACAGCGACCTGGCCGGGCTGGAGGAACTGGGCTTCTTCGCCGAGGACGTGGCGGTGCTGGAACGCCTGTTCGCGCGCCCGGCCGGGCTGGTGCTGATCACCGGCCCCACCGGCTCGGGCAAGAGCTCCTCGCTGCATGCCGCGCTGCGGATGCAGTCGCTGATCGAGCGCAACGTACTTACCGTCGAGGACCCCATCGAATACCGCGTGCCCGGCGCCGGCCAGACCGAGGTCAACCGTCGCGCCGGCTACGAGTTCAGCTCCGCGCTGCGGCATTTCCTGCGCCACGACCCGGACGTGATCCTGCTGGGCGAAATGCGCGACGCCGAGACCGCGCAGGCGGCGCTGGAAGCGGCGGCCACCGGCCACCTGGTGCTCTCGACCCTGCACGTGACCACCGTGTTCGGCGTGGTCCCGCGGCTGCGCCCGCTGGGGCTGGAGGCGCAGGTCATCGCCGACAACCTGCTGGCCGTGGTCAACCAGCGCCTGGTGCGCCAGAACTGCCCGTTCTGCGCCCACGAAGTGCCCTTCAGCGAGCGCGAACTGGAATGGCTGGACCTGCCGGCCGGCAGCTGCGGCAAGCGCGGCGCCGGCTGCGAGCGCTGCCGCGGCAGCGGCTTCCATGGCCGCCTGCCGGTGTACGACATCATGGTGGTGGACGAAGCGCTGGCCAACGGCATCGCCGACGACGTCAGCCGCGAGACGCTGCGCAGCCTGGCCATGAACGCCGGCTTCCGCAGCATCGAGGACGTCGCCAGGGCGCGCGTCATCGCCGGCCAGACCACCAGCGAGGAAGTGATGCGCGTGGCCGGCGTGGGGCCGGCGCCATGA
- a CDS encoding gamma-glutamyltransferase, translating into MKRLPLLLLSCLAVPALHAADRITGPGFATRSEVIAPHAMAATSQPLATQIALDVMKSGGSAVDAAIAANAALGLMEPTGNGIGGDLFAIVWDPKTQKLYGYNGSGRSPKSLTLAELQRRGLKEIPATGPLPVSVPGAVDGWFALHARFGRKPMADNLAPAIRYARDGHPVAEVIAYYWDRSVPRLSPYPGFKEQFTVDGRAPRKGELWRNPNLADTLQKIADGGRDAFYKGDIARTIDAYFRANGGFLSYADLASHQGEWVEPVSSNYRGYDVWELPPNSQGIAALQILNILEGYDFTKIAFGSPEHVHLFVEAKKLAFADRARFYADPAFSPAPVQRLVSKDYAAQRRALISMDTALKEAQPGTPRQLEEGDTIYMTVADADGMMVSLIQSNYRGMGSGMAPPGLGFILQDRGEMFVLQDGHPNGYAPGKRPFQTIIPAFITRDGKPFASFGVMGGAMQPQGHAQIVMNLVDFGMNLQEAGDAPRIQHEGSTEPTGQGTAMRDGGEVNLETGFPYETIRALMRKGHRVVFADGPYGGYQAIMRDPATGVYYGASESRKDGQAAGY; encoded by the coding sequence ATGAAACGCCTGCCGCTGCTGCTGTTGTCCTGCCTCGCCGTTCCCGCCCTGCATGCCGCCGACCGCATCACCGGGCCGGGCTTCGCCACCCGCTCGGAGGTGATCGCGCCGCACGCGATGGCCGCGACCTCGCAGCCGCTGGCCACGCAGATCGCGCTGGACGTGATGAAGTCCGGCGGTTCGGCGGTGGATGCGGCGATCGCCGCCAACGCCGCGCTCGGGCTGATGGAGCCGACCGGCAACGGCATCGGAGGCGACCTGTTCGCCATCGTCTGGGACCCGAAGACGCAGAAGCTGTATGGCTACAACGGCTCGGGCCGCTCGCCGAAGTCGCTCACCCTGGCCGAGTTGCAGCGCCGCGGGCTGAAGGAGATTCCCGCCACCGGGCCGCTGCCGGTGTCGGTGCCCGGCGCGGTCGATGGCTGGTTCGCGCTGCACGCGCGCTTCGGGCGCAAGCCCATGGCCGACAACCTGGCCCCGGCGATCCGCTACGCGCGCGACGGCCACCCGGTGGCCGAGGTGATCGCCTACTACTGGGACCGTTCGGTGCCGCGGCTGTCGCCGTACCCCGGCTTCAAGGAACAGTTCACCGTCGATGGTCGCGCCCCGCGCAAGGGCGAGCTGTGGCGCAACCCGAACCTGGCCGACACCCTGCAGAAAATCGCCGATGGCGGCCGCGACGCGTTCTACAAGGGCGACATCGCGCGCACCATCGACGCCTATTTCAGGGCCAACGGCGGTTTCCTGTCGTATGCGGACCTGGCCAGCCACCAGGGCGAATGGGTCGAACCGGTAAGCAGCAATTACCGTGGCTACGACGTGTGGGAACTGCCGCCCAACAGCCAGGGTATCGCCGCGCTGCAGATCCTCAACATCCTGGAAGGCTACGACTTTACGAAGATCGCGTTCGGCTCGCCCGAGCACGTGCACCTGTTCGTCGAGGCCAAGAAGCTGGCCTTCGCCGACCGTGCGCGTTTCTATGCCGACCCGGCGTTCTCGCCGGCGCCGGTGCAGCGGCTGGTGTCCAAGGACTACGCGGCGCAGCGGCGCGCGCTGATCTCCATGGATACGGCGCTGAAGGAGGCCCAGCCGGGCACGCCCAGGCAACTGGAGGAGGGCGACACCATCTACATGACCGTGGCCGATGCCGACGGCATGATGGTCTCGCTGATCCAGTCCAATTACCGCGGCATGGGCAGCGGCATGGCGCCGCCGGGGCTGGGCTTCATCCTGCAGGACCGGGGTGAGATGTTCGTGCTGCAGGATGGCCATCCCAACGGCTACGCGCCGGGCAAGCGCCCGTTCCAGACCATCATCCCGGCGTTCATCACCAGGGACGGCAAGCCGTTCGCCAGTTTCGGGGTGATGGGCGGGGCGATGCAGCCGCAGGGCCACGCGCAGATCGTGATGAACCTGGTGGACTTCGGCATGAACCTGCAGGAAGCCGGCGACGCGCCGCGCATCCAGCACGAGGGCTCGACCGAACCGACCGGGCAGGGCACGGCGATGCGCGACGGCGGCGAGGTCAACCTGGAAACCGGCTTCCCCTACGAGACCATCCGCGCGTTGATGCGCAAGGGCCATCGCGTGGTGTTCGCCGACGGCCCCTACGGTGGCTACCAGGCGATCATGCGCGATCCCGCCACCGGCGTGTACTACGGTGCGTCGGAGAGCCGCAAGGACGGCCAGGCCGCGGGCTACTGA
- a CDS encoding phosphomethylpyrimidine synthase ThiC (catalyzes the formation of 4-amino-2-methyl-5-phosphomethylpyrimidine from 5-amino-1-(5-phospho-D-ribosyl)imidazole and S-adenosyl-L-methionine in thiamine biosynthesis), whose product MNAPLSALQQQAQQLSGSLTQPIPGSRRIHVPGSRPDLRVPMREIALTRTPTLFGGEHNPPVTVYDTSGPYTDPDARIDLCAGLPALRRAWIEERGDSECLAQLGSAFGRGRARDPALEAVRFPARSLPRRARAGANVTQMHYARRGIVTPEMEFVAIRENQRLDEVRDAQLLKQHPGEHFGAALPPRITAEFVRDEIARGRAILPCNINHPECEPMIIGRNFLTKINANIGNSAVSSGIAEEVEKLVWAIRWGADTVMDLSTGKHIHETREWIIRNSPVPIGTVPIYQALEKVDGRAEELTWEMFRDTLVEQAEQGVDYFTIHAGVLLRYVPLTAARTTGIVSRGGSIMAKWCLAHHRENFLYTHFEEICEIMKAYDVAFSLGDGLRPGCIADANDAAQFGELETLGELTKIAWKHDVQTMIEGPGHVPMQLIRENMDKQLRECGEAPFYTLGPLTTDIAPGYDHITSAIGAAMIGWYGTAMLCYVTPKEHLGLPNRQDVRDGIMAYKIAAHAADLAKGHPGAQVRDNALSKARFEFRWEDQFHLGLDPEKAREFHDETLPKEAHKLAHFCSMCGPHFCSMKITQDVRDYAAERGLDAAGALAAGMEEKSRAFRAQGAQVYRAE is encoded by the coding sequence ATGAATGCACCGCTTTCCGCCCTGCAGCAGCAGGCACAGCAACTCTCCGGATCGCTCACGCAGCCGATCCCCGGCTCGCGCAGGATCCACGTGCCCGGCTCGCGCCCGGACCTGCGGGTGCCGATGCGCGAGATCGCGCTGACCCGCACGCCGACCCTGTTCGGGGGCGAGCACAACCCGCCGGTCACGGTCTACGACACGTCCGGCCCCTACACCGACCCGGACGCGCGCATCGACCTGTGCGCCGGGTTGCCGGCATTGCGCCGTGCATGGATCGAGGAACGCGGCGACAGCGAATGCCTGGCCCAGCTGGGTTCGGCGTTCGGCCGTGGCCGCGCGCGCGACCCGGCGCTGGAGGCGGTGCGCTTCCCCGCGCGCAGCCTGCCGCGGCGTGCGCGCGCCGGTGCCAACGTCACCCAGATGCACTACGCGCGGCGTGGCATCGTCACCCCGGAAATGGAGTTCGTCGCGATCCGCGAGAACCAGCGGCTGGACGAGGTGCGCGACGCGCAGCTGCTGAAGCAACACCCGGGCGAGCACTTCGGCGCCGCCTTGCCGCCCCGCATCACCGCCGAATTCGTACGCGACGAAATCGCCCGCGGCCGCGCGATCCTGCCGTGCAACATCAATCATCCGGAATGCGAGCCGATGATCATCGGCCGCAACTTCCTCACCAAGATCAACGCCAACATCGGCAACAGCGCGGTGTCCTCGGGCATCGCCGAGGAAGTGGAGAAGCTGGTCTGGGCGATCCGCTGGGGCGCCGACACGGTGATGGACCTGTCCACCGGCAAGCACATCCACGAAACCCGCGAATGGATCATCCGCAATTCGCCGGTGCCGATCGGCACCGTGCCGATCTACCAGGCGCTGGAGAAAGTCGATGGCCGCGCCGAGGAACTGACCTGGGAAATGTTCCGCGACACCCTGGTCGAGCAGGCGGAGCAGGGCGTGGACTACTTCACCATCCACGCCGGCGTGCTGCTGCGCTACGTACCGCTCACCGCCGCGCGCACCACCGGCATCGTGTCGCGCGGTGGCTCGATCATGGCCAAATGGTGCCTGGCGCACCACCGGGAGAACTTCCTCTACACCCACTTCGAGGAGATCTGCGAAATCATGAAGGCCTATGACGTGGCCTTCTCGCTCGGCGACGGCCTGCGCCCGGGCTGCATCGCCGACGCCAACGACGCGGCCCAGTTCGGCGAGCTGGAGACGCTGGGCGAGTTGACGAAGATCGCGTGGAAGCACGACGTGCAGACCATGATCGAAGGCCCCGGCCACGTGCCGATGCAGTTGATCAGGGAGAACATGGACAAGCAGCTGCGCGAGTGCGGCGAGGCGCCGTTCTACACGCTCGGGCCGCTGACCACCGACATCGCGCCGGGCTACGACCACATCACCAGCGCGATCGGCGCGGCGATGATCGGCTGGTACGGCACCGCGATGCTCTGTTACGTCACGCCGAAGGAACACCTCGGCCTGCCCAACCGCCAGGACGTGCGCGACGGCATCATGGCCTACAAGATCGCCGCGCACGCGGCGGACCTGGCCAAGGGCCATCCCGGTGCGCAGGTGCGCGACAACGCGCTGAGCAAGGCGCGCTTCGAGTTCCGGTGGGAGGACCAGTTCCACCTCGGCCTGGATCCGGAGAAGGCCAGGGAATTCCACGACGAGACGCTGCCGAAGGAGGCGCACAAGCTGGCCCACTTCTGCTCGATGTGCGGCCCGCACTTCTGCTCGATGAAGATCACCCAGGACGTGCGCGATTACGCGGCCGAGCGCGGGTTGGACGCCGCCGGCGCGCTGGCGGCCGGAATGGAGGAGAAGTCCAGGGCATTCCGCGCGCAGGGTGCGCAGGTGTACCGCGCCGAGTGA